The Neofelis nebulosa isolate mNeoNeb1 chromosome X, mNeoNeb1.pri, whole genome shotgun sequence genome has a segment encoding these proteins:
- the G6PD gene encoding glucose-6-phosphate 1-dehydrogenase isoform X2, whose amino-acid sequence MAEQVALSRTQVCGILREELYQGNAFHRSDTHIFIIMGASGDLAKKKIYPTVWWLFRDGLLPEDTFIVGYARSRLTVADIRKQSEPFFKATPEEKTKLEEFFARNSYVAGQYDDVASYRRLNSHVNDLHQGPQTNRLFYLALPPTVYEAVTKNIHETCMSQTGWNRVIVEKPFGRDLQSSDRLSNHISSLFREDQIYRIDHYLGKEMVQNLMVLRFANRIFGPIWNRDNIACVILTFKEPFGTEGRGGYFDEFGIIRDVMQNHLLQMLCLVAMEKPASTDSDDVRDEKVKVLKCISEVQSENVVLGQYVGNPSGEGEATKGYLDDPTVPRGSITATFAAVVLYVENERWEGVPFVLRCGKALNERKAEVRLQFRDVSGDIFQQQCKRNELVIRVQPNEAVYTKMMTKKPGMFFNPEESELDLTYGNRYKNVKLPDAYERLILDVFCGNQMHFVRSDELREAWRIFTPLLHEIERKKPQPIPYVYGSRGPAEADELMKRVGFQYEGTYKWVNPHKL is encoded by the exons GGCGACCTGGCCAAGAAGAAGATCTACCCCACTGTCTG GTGGCTGTTCCGCGACGGTCTTCTGCCCGAAGACACCTTCATCGTGGGCTACGCCCGCTCCCGTCTCACAGTGGCCGACATCCGCAAGCAGAGCGAGCCCTTCTTCAAA GCCACACCGGAGGAGAAGACCAAGCTGGAGGAGTTCTTCGCCCGCAACTCGTATGTGGCTGGCCAGTATGACGACGTGGCGTCCTACAGGCGCCTCAACAGCCACGTGAACGACCTTCACCAGGGGCCGCAGACCAACCGCCTCTTTTACCTGGCCTTGCCACCCACGGTCTATGAGGCGGTCACCAAGAACATCCATGAGACCTGCATGAGCCAGAC AGGCTGGAACCGTGTCATTGTGGAGAAGCCCTTCGGGAGGGACCTGCAGAGCTCTGACCGGCTATCCAACCACATCTCGTCCTTATTCCGTGAGGACCAGATCTACCGCATCGACCACTACCTGGGCAAGGAgatggtgcagaacctgatgGTGCTGAG ATTCGCCAACAGGATCTTTGGTCCCATCTGGAACCGGGACAACATCGCCTGTGTCATCCTCACTTTCAAGGAGCCCTTTGGCACCGAGGGCCGTGGAGGCTACTTCGATGAATTTGGGATCATCCG GGACGTGATGCAGAACCACCTCCTGCAGATGCTGTGTCTAGTGGCCATGGAGAAGCCCGCCTCCACTGACTCGGATGATGTCCGCGACGAGAAG GTCAAGGTGTTAAAGTGCATCTCCGAGGTGCAGTCAGAGAACGTGGTCTTGGGCCAGTACGTGGGCAACCCCAGCGGAGAGGGCGAGGCCACCAAAGGGTACCTGGATGACCCCACGGTGCCCCGCGGCTCCATTACTGCCACCTTTGCGGCCGTTGTCCTCTACGTGGAGAACGAGAGGTGGGAAG GGGTGCCCTTCGTCCTGCGCTGCGGCAAAGCCCTGAACGAGCGCAAGGCCGAGGTGCGTCTGCAGTTCCGCGACGTGTCCGGAGACATCTTCCAGCAGCAGTGCAAGCGCAACGAGCTAGTGATCCGTGTGCAACCCAACGAGGCCGTGTACACCAAGATGATGACCAAGAAGCCTGGCATGTTCTTCAACCCTGAGGAGTCCGAGCTGGACCTGACCTACGGCAACAGATACAAG AACGTGAAGCTCCCCGACGCCTACGAGCGCCTTATCCTGGACGTCTTCTGTGGGAACCAGATGCACTTCGTGCGCAG TGACGAGCTCCGGGAGGCCTGGCGGATCTTCACGCCGCTGCTGCACGAGATCGAGCGCAAAAAGCCCCAGCCCATCCCCTATGTTTACGGCAG CCGAGGCCCCGCGGAGGCAGACGAGCTGATGAAGAGAGTGGGCTTCCAGTACGAGGGCACCTACAAGTGGGTGAACCCCCACAAGCTCTGA